Within Pseudomonas tructae, the genomic segment GGCTGCGGCGTGGCGCGGCATAATCCTGGGTTAATCCGCCTGGGCTTGAATAATGCCTTTCATGATTGAGACCCGACCATGCACGTACTGCTCTGCGAGGATGATGACCTGATCGCCAGCGGCATCAGCGCCGGCCTGAGCGCCCAGGGCATGACTGTCGACCGGGTGGCCAGCGCTGGCGCGGCCCAGGCCTTGCTGCAGGCTGCAAGTTTCGATGTCATGGTGCTCGACCTGGGCCTGCCCGACGAGGACGGCCTCAAGCTGTTGCAGCGCTTGCGCCAGCAGGGCCAGACCTTGCCGGTGCTGATCCTCACCGCGCGCGATGCCGTCACCGACCGGGTCGACGGCCTGCAGGCGGGAGGCGACGATTACCTGCTCAAGCCCTTCGACCTGCGCGAGCTGGCGGCGCGCCTGCACACCTTGCTGCGCCGCGCCGCCGGGCGGGCGGTCAATGTCATCGAGCATGGCCCGCTGAGCTACGACCCCAGCAGCCGCGAAACCTGCCTGGCTGGCCAGCCGGTCGACCTGTCGCGGCGTGAACAGGCGCTGTTGCAGGCGCTGCTGCACAACCCTGGCCGGGTGCTCTCCAGCGAGCAGCTCAAGGACAGCGTCTACGGCTTCGGCGACGAGGTCGAGAGCAATGCCCTGAATGTGCATATCCATCACCTGCGCCGCAAGCTGGGCAACGGTATCGTCGAAACGGTGCGCGGCCTGGGTTATCGCCTGGGGCCTGCGCAGGTGCCGCCGGAGCCGCGAGCATGACCTTGCGTTTGCGCCTGACCCTGATCCTGGGCACCGCCTTCATCGTCATCTGGGTGCTGGCGGCGGCGTGGATGCTGCGTGATCTGCGCATGCAGATGATGTTCTCCCTCGACCAGCGCCTGGTGGCCTCGGCGCGTATGGTGGCCGGCCTGGTCGACCAGTTGCCGCAGCCGTTGTCGAGCAAGGGCGAGGGCACACGCCTGAGCGCCGACCAACTGAGTGTGGACGGCATGGCCTGCCAGGTCAGCTCGCTGCGTGGCGAGATCCTCGCCCGCAGTCACAACAATGAGCAGACCCTCGATGACCAGCGCAGCGGTTTTCACGACCAGACCATCGACGGTGCCCGCTGGCGCAGTTTCACCTATGCCCATGGCGATGTACGCATCACCACCGCCGACCGTCATCAGGAGCGTGAAGCCCTGAACCGCTCGATCCTGCTGGCAGCCTCGGCGCCGGTACTGATGGCCCTGCTCGGCAGCCTCGGCCTGCTCTGGCTGGGGGTCGGCAAGGGCCTGGAGCCACTGAACCGGATGCGCGATGCCTTGCGCAGGCGCAGCCCCGACGCCCTCGAGCCGCTGCAGGTGCGCGGCCTGCCCAGTGAGCTGCAACCCTTGCTGGACACCCAGAACCAGCTGTTTCTGCGGATCGGCCAGACCCTCGAGCGTGAGCGCCGTCTCACCGATGACGCCGCCCATGAACTGCGCAGCCCGCTGACCGCCATCAAGACCCACTTGCAGGTGGCGCGCATGACCGACGGCGAGGTGCGCGAACAGGCCCTCGAGCACGCCGAACAGGGCGCTGACCGCCTGCACCGGACCCTTGAGCAGCTGTTGCTGCTGGCGCGGGTGGAGGGCCGGTTGTCGTTCGAGGACGGCCTGCAGTGCAGCGCTGAACAGATCGCCCGCCAGGCGATCCAGGACACCGGTATCGACAACGCCCGGCGTATCGATCTGAACCTGGCGCCGGGTACGGCCCAGGTCTATCTGAGCATGCCCACGCCACTGGCGGTGACGGCCTTGCGCAACTTGCTCGACAACGCTCTGCGCCATACCCGTGGCACAGCGCCGGTGGAACTGGCGGTGCAGATGGATCAGGATCGTGTTGCGTTCATGGTCCGCGATCACGGCCCCGGCATTGCCGAACAGGACCTGGAACACCTCACCGAACGCTTCTGGCGTAACAGCCAGAGCGGCGGTTGCGGACTGGGCCTGGCGATCGTGCAGGCGATTGTCCAGCGTTGCGCCGGCAGCTTGCGCTTTGACAGTCGCAGCGATGGCTTGCGGGTGCTCTTGCATATTCCACTGCGGGCAACCCCTTGATGACGGTCCGCTTGCGCCGGGCCGTTGAAAAAAACCTTGGCAGAGCAGGCTCGCGGCTAAATCCGCGGGGCGCTGAAGCGTTTTTCAAGCGATAACAACCCGCACACATCTGGTGACAGACGCGTGACGGGCACATCCGCTTGCTTGCGAGGGTTTCCCCAGATGTCAGTCGCTATCAGCCTTGCCCAGGCCCTGCCGGTGTCGTCAGCAGACGCAGCTGAAACACTGTACCAGTTCGATGAGTCGCCGCTGCTGGCGCGGCAGAAACAGCAGGAATCCAATGCCCGCAGCTACCCGCGGCGTATCCCGCTGGCGCTCAAGCGCGCCCGTGGCATTTATGTCGAGGACGTTGAAGGGCGCCAGTTTATCGATTGCCTGGCCGGTGCCGGCACCTTGGCCCTGGGGCACAACCATCCGGTGGTGATCGAGGCGATCCAGCAGGTACTGGCCGATGAACTGCCGCTGCACACCCTGGACCTGACCACGCCGGTCAAGGACCGGTTCGTCCAGGACCTGTTCAGCCTGCTGCCGGATGCATTGCGCAACGAAGCGAAGATCCAGTTCTGCGGGCCGACCGGCACCGATGCGGTGGAGGCCGCGTTGAAACTGGTACGCACGGCCACCGGGCGCAACACCGTGCTGTCGTTTCAGGGTGGCTACCACGGCATGTCCCAGGGTGCCCTGAGCCTGATGGGCAGCCTGGGGCCGAAAAAGCCTCTGGCCGCATTGCTCGCCAATGGTGTGCAGTTCCTGCCTTACCCTTATGACTACCGCTGCCCGTTCGGGCTCGGCGGCGCAGCGGGGGTGAAGGTCAACCTGCACTACCTGGAGAACCTGCTCAGCGACCCGGAAAGCGGCGTGCAGTTACCGGCGGCGGTGATCGTCGAAGTGGTCCAGGGCGAGGGCGGCGTGATCCCGGCCGACATTGAATGGCTGCGCGGCCTGCGGCGTATCACCGAAAAGGCCGGGGTGGCGTTGATCATCGACGAGATCCAGAGTGGCTTCGCCCGCACCGGCAAGATGTTCGCCTTTGAGCACGCCGGCATCACCCCCGACGTGGTGGTGCTGTCCAAGGCCATCGGCGGCAGCCTGCCGCTGGCGGTGGTGGTGTATCGGCAGTGGCTCGACACCTGGCAGCCAGGCGCCCATGCCGGGACCTTCCGTGGCAATCAGATGGCCATGGCAGCGGGCTCG encodes:
- a CDS encoding aspartate aminotransferase family protein, which produces MSVAISLAQALPVSSADAAETLYQFDESPLLARQKQQESNARSYPRRIPLALKRARGIYVEDVEGRQFIDCLAGAGTLALGHNHPVVIEAIQQVLADELPLHTLDLTTPVKDRFVQDLFSLLPDALRNEAKIQFCGPTGTDAVEAALKLVRTATGRNTVLSFQGGYHGMSQGALSLMGSLGPKKPLAALLANGVQFLPYPYDYRCPFGLGGAAGVKVNLHYLENLLSDPESGVQLPAAVIVEVVQGEGGVIPADIEWLRGLRRITEKAGVALIIDEIQSGFARTGKMFAFEHAGITPDVVVLSKAIGGSLPLAVVVYRQWLDTWQPGAHAGTFRGNQMAMAAGSAVINYLKEHDLCAHAQAMGERLAGHLRRLQQEFAQLGDIRGRGLMLGVELVDPAGAIDAQGHPEACPRLAPLVQRECLKRGLILELGGRQGAVVRFLPPLIITAEQVDEVAARFARAVRAAVASL
- a CDS encoding response regulator, with translation MHVLLCEDDDLIASGISAGLSAQGMTVDRVASAGAAQALLQAASFDVMVLDLGLPDEDGLKLLQRLRQQGQTLPVLILTARDAVTDRVDGLQAGGDDYLLKPFDLRELAARLHTLLRRAAGRAVNVIEHGPLSYDPSSRETCLAGQPVDLSRREQALLQALLHNPGRVLSSEQLKDSVYGFGDEVESNALNVHIHHLRRKLGNGIVETVRGLGYRLGPAQVPPEPRA
- a CDS encoding ATP-binding protein codes for the protein MTLRLRLTLILGTAFIVIWVLAAAWMLRDLRMQMMFSLDQRLVASARMVAGLVDQLPQPLSSKGEGTRLSADQLSVDGMACQVSSLRGEILARSHNNEQTLDDQRSGFHDQTIDGARWRSFTYAHGDVRITTADRHQEREALNRSILLAASAPVLMALLGSLGLLWLGVGKGLEPLNRMRDALRRRSPDALEPLQVRGLPSELQPLLDTQNQLFLRIGQTLERERRLTDDAAHELRSPLTAIKTHLQVARMTDGEVREQALEHAEQGADRLHRTLEQLLLLARVEGRLSFEDGLQCSAEQIARQAIQDTGIDNARRIDLNLAPGTAQVYLSMPTPLAVTALRNLLDNALRHTRGTAPVELAVQMDQDRVAFMVRDHGPGIAEQDLEHLTERFWRNSQSGGCGLGLAIVQAIVQRCAGSLRFDSRSDGLRVLLHIPLRATP